The Periophthalmus magnuspinnatus isolate fPerMag1 chromosome 15, fPerMag1.2.pri, whole genome shotgun sequence genomic sequence CGGGAAAGCACACATTTTTCCTGTAAATGTGATGTATACATACTGGagtatcttttttttatattggtttTATTATCGATTAGTATTAGATTTTTGCTATTCAGATTTTTGGCAACCTTAATGTCTGTACTAATGATCAGTGGAgatcaaaatgccctgttcctgatgaagcagtagttttcaagttaacagacaactttttacctttacttcagtacagaATGGCAGTTCATGGGAtgtaatcatccaaatgattctagtgaaggtgtatagtttaaaaacacagtggagcacttcctgtattaccacatgacatcacaaggtggaacagtgttttctgtttgagaaaaaaattggcctgaatatgcagggtttctgtgttagacctggagttgtgctttgtttaattcacatgtttgtttgtgatgaggaaataacatgaTAACGTAGATCAGAcaatagcataatatgagccctttaaaataaACCATTCTCTTCTTCTGTGCAGATCACCGAGCTGTTTGTGGACAGTAAGAGCAGACTGGAGCAGTGCACTGTAGACTTGGAAGAGAAGCAACAGAGGTACAGAAGCCCACTTTATACTACAGCCCCAAAACAGTTGTGCGGGTCTGATTTATATAACTGTATGCCAGACTGAAGGAGACGAGCAGAGACCTGGAGCAGACCAAAGAGAAGCTGTCCCAggaggagtttgtgtgttcgGAGCTCACTGTGGCACATGAGTCCCTCTACAATACCGCCGGAGAGGTACTCACTGTTTATGAAAGGGCTGCAATGATTAATGTAATCGTGACTAGTTGAATATAAAACactcacttaaaaaaaattgcatttcaTTGCATAAAATAGACTCTAAAGACCTTTTATACCAGACAGAGtgtggcattattaaatcaaaatatcaaatatgtaataaTTAGCTGCAACCCTAATTTATATCAGTTTTCTTTGTTCTTTTATGAATGGATACTAAGAACATCTTGAACCCTTATTATTAGAGGCTATACAGAGTAGATTTGTCAAAGATACAGATGGTACACAGCatgaaaaatatgaacaaatatttGTGCTATTTAAATCCACATAAACCAGtgttttgtaatatttgttctGCCAGGTGAATGTAAAGATGTAAAATCCTGTTGTATTTACACTAGTTTGTTCTTTGTGCCTACTTTCACATGACAAGAGCAAAATGATCAGTTTCAATTCATATGACCTTTTTAATCTTTCTTGTCATTATCTTTTAACATTCTGAGGGCATGGAGGATTTTTCGGTTCCTTCCCTTTTTTGATGGCTGgttctcacttttttttttttttttttttaactcctcCTAAAAATGTCGTACCACTGGTATAGTCTGACTTGGTTTTGTATTGGCTCAGTTGCTGAACACTGTTGACGTCAGCACCAGTGATGTGTCGGGACTCCATGACAAGCTGGACAGGAAGAAGAAGGTAAAgatccacaaatacacaaacagcaGTGTTTCCCTGAAGTTTACTTGTTTGGCGGACGTTTGGCCAAAGCAGTACAATTTGTGAAGGAGAAAAATATAGGTCtctaaaacagatttaaaactgtcatttttcttttgcatttaGTTTCCATGGATTTAACATTGTTTAACAATTAAATGGCTtctaaacatttttgaaagtttgcATTTTAAGTAAATGATCTTAGTTTGGTTTCATATTGAGGCCTTAATTTGCAATGATGAATTCTGGAGTTCTGGCCCAATAGTTATTTATGGTGTGCCTCTGAATAAAAGCAGTAGTGGCCAAAATATGGACtagaattatgttttaattttaatttggcAGTGGAATGCATTTGGTaaaaacatttgttttgatGACATAATTTGGGCACCCACCCTgccaatataatgttttttcaaaCACTGAACAGATGCTGAACCACTGTTAGCATTTTAAGTTCCCCACTTTGGGAACGACTGATGCAAACATCACTCCCAttatatatttgcattttttttctattgaagTGCCATGCATGGTTCCTGAAGACAGATTTGCAGTTTCAGTGCATCACTATCATAACACTGAAACTAGCCCATCACATTAGAGGGCAGGTTATGCTAATGGATCCTGGGTGGAGGACGTCTGATAATTTGCAGTCAGTATCAGTAGGTCTTGATCAGGACACAGTCCTTAGTGCACATGAGTATTGTGATCACTCGTGTGCTTGTTGTTCCCAGGTGGAGCAGCACAACCAGCAGATCCAGCAGAGCTTTGCCCAGAGGATGGAGGGTGCCTTTAGCCAGATCCAGCAGAGTATACAGCTGCAGGGCTCCAAGCACCAAGACATGCTCAGCAGTTACTCCCAGACCATCGGTATGTGCTGTTCTCTTATTTAGTGAATTTTACAAAAGAGACTGGGTTATTAATGGGTTGGTCTGTATTCTGAGATTTAATGCATTCTTAAAGAACCCAAATTTGGTATAATTTTATTGCCTAGATAGTCATGTCAGGtgtagaagtattttttttttagtcaaaATTCCAGTTTCCACCAGCCTCGCTTTGCCCTTCTCTACTCCAGCCCTCTACTCATCTGGTTCTTTGCACATTACTATTTTCCTGGGCAACTGATATAGTAGCAGAGCCTACAAAGCATGGACTCTTCCAACACTCTCACAATAGCCTGGTTAGAATCTGGGCCATCCTGCCTAATCACTATATGCACTGGCAGGTGATGGGTTTGAACTGGAGGAGACGGCtctaatcttgcagccctacccACTGGCTCAGTGGTTAACCTAAACTTAATCGAAAACGCAATTGACAAGGACTGCAGTTTAGTTATTTGAGGAGGAAATTacagtcttattctgcataaaaaaatgcTAACCTTGtaatctgaaatgtgattcttgtattgtcagtttagaacatgtttgtacagatctagtcatttgttaattcttctggacacatttaaaatatgaactttaaaccGAATCCTTATTAAAGCATCAATCTCAAAACTAATCTCAAATCCAATTGCAATACTTCTCAGAACAATTGATGTTGGATAtctttcccaaatcgttcagccctagcACTGGGTCATCGTAGCCCCAGTGAGTCCTGACCCAGTGTGTGACCTTTGCTCTGCATCCTTAGATGGTGTGGTGCAGATGAACGAGGCAGCTCTccacagctctctgtccacagtGGAGAAGTTTGTGAGTGGAGTGAGTTCTGTGGTGTCTGAGGGAGTGAGCCGCTGCAGAGACAGAGTGAAGGAGAACCAGAGTCTGAGCACACGCGACAGGGACGGCCTCCTACAGCTGCTGGTGAGACTGTGGTGTCATAATTAAACCGTTTTAGAAGATAAGTCACCCATAATGACACCAAGTTATTATATTACTTTGCTAAATCTTTAGATACCAACTATAAAACCAATATAAAatcatgtttgtttctgttgcaACCATAAATTCTGTTTTGTGGGAAAAATTCTCAAATATGCATTGAAATGTATCAGTGTAAAGAAAAAACTGGCTCAGCACAACAGAACCCAGCAACCTCACTGCTAGTATCACTACTTCCTACGCAGTTGTTTTTCTGAGTTTTGCTAATTTGCACTAAAGTAAATATTTACAAGTTACAGTGAATTGTGACAATTGTAAACAAATTTGAATACTTCTTTAAAGGACaccatctaaaaacaaaaaagcagtaAATAtgctgtaaatatatttttatgctgtaaatatattttttattttattgtgtttattttatgctttttaataaaagttagtattagctttgagacagtgAGCTGGCTATGGTGCTACTGTGCACACAGCCAACTGCAGAATAGATTCAGGGACAATTTGTACTGTCAAAAGAAAACAATCAGTTGAATTTACAGAGTGTGTATTTGTATACATACTGACtgaagtggtgtgtgtgcaggAGGAGCATCAGCAGGACATGGAGGAGGCCCTGGTGACCCGCACTCTGTTGAGTCTGTGTGCTGTGAAAGAGCTGGGAGGCGCCCTGAGGAGCACTGTGGAGGCGCAAAGGGAACTGGCTGACAAGGTCTCACTACAAATACTCTTGTGGCTCTTTTCTTCATgtgttcattcactccacacttggtggtggtaagctactgttgtagccacagctgccctggggcagattgacagaagtgaggctgccaatctacaCAAAATCCTCCACCCACTttacctagtatgaaagtggtgtgtgcctAAGGacatgacagaacttggtctgagctgGCATAAATTCTCCAGTTTATAGTCTCTACAGATGTTTGGTTAGAGCAATGGTCCCACAACAatcatttttaaagttattgAAATTGTAGACAATTGCTAGTATATATCCAATGCCATGTAGTGAAAGTAAATtatgctaacacataatatttaGAAGtataatgcctcctctttaaagtgcatgacaggtttacatgtttttctaattatgacttggtttggtaggttagtacctgtggtaactatttatcatagttttacattatttaagtGGCATCAGTTTGTGTaaagaaagtataaaaatacagggAGTAGTGGTAAATTCTAAAACCGAGCACCTCTGCCTTTATCTTCAACAAGGtgaaatacaaaatgcattgacaatttacacacaagaaaGGTGTTTTGAAGgcagtttaaacttttatttaatacaaaagtGTTGCcaaaattttgtgttttatacagTTGTTATTCGTTACATTACAGGTAGAAGCCATGAAGGAGATGGGTGTGTTCTTCAGCGCTCTGGTTGGGGACCTGTCAAAGCTGAGGGAAAGCACGATTCAGGGTCTGAGCAGTCTGCAGGCAGACCACCATAAACTGGAGCAGCAGATCACACAAGCTCAGGCGAGGCACCAGACGGTATGGGGCTCATTAACACCaatacttaattttttttacattttcttcaaaaatcaagtagttCCTTTTTTAACTGGTTTGTAATGATCCAAAGTTGTTgttgacgatgatgatgatgatgatgataataataataatatttgccatttagcatgctaactgcgcacttcctgattattgaacaataaaattcataataatagatgcagacaacacatttattttgacctcaggaactgcttatacaaaacatctgtactggggcaagacatattttgctgaaATGCAAGGGACCTCTAAGGCTTTTGTCTAAAAGGTTGTGGTCATTCTTGATCTAAAAATAAATCTCAACTGACTTCCAGTTGTTTTTCATTTCCCAGGCAAACGTTTAGTACTTATTCAAAATGTTGGTCTGGGTAACCTAAACAAATTGACCAAATACATGATTTTATGGTACTTTTATGCATTAAAAAGACTATATTCTGACAGTATTTTTAGTCTCTTTTAAAATGCTGTGTTTTGTGTGCTTCTGCAGAGTATGAGGCAGACCATCCAGTGCCTGCAAGACCAGCTGAACCTGCTGAGCCTCGAGACTGAGCAGGACCTGAGCCAGCTGTGCTCTGCCTCCAGAGATCTGCACAGACCTCTGCAGAGCCTACAGGACAACATCAGCAGGTCAGTGCGCCCCCAGTCTATATACTGCAGCGGCAATATGGTGTTGcctatattgcactattttctgatctgttacaatgttgtttccacatcaaaaacatacttgccgttgttttgtttcattcacaaggtggaacagagtattttgagctctgAACATGtgcgatgtcatgaagcagtaggtttcacattaacagctgcCATTTACCTTCTGTTCAGCCATGGCACTGTCACTcttaactagaatcatttggataatttcagtaaaggtgtatggagtttacaaacacaatggagcacttcctatattaccacatgacatctgaataaaacaaaacacaaagctcaaaatgctctgttccacctgctcACATGTTCAATTCCAGGTATGCTTGTAAGATTCTAACTGGATTAAAACTCACCTCATCTTCACAagtgtcaattttgcataatataggacctttttaatAAATGGACAGAAGTACAGCACAATCACTCAATCAGACTTACCATTTGTGACAGTTTTAATGTTAAGAATATCCAGATCTGGTCTATACAGTTCACTGTTCTACATAATCAAAGTATATATAGAATGTCAACATAAATGGAGTCTAAAAATCAGTGCAATAGATGAGATTTTCATCAGATGTCCCCAGTCTTGTTTCCCAGTGTGTGTTTAAGTAAAGTTTCATCTTTTGTCAGTTGTTTAGCCCATACTGAATACTGACCCCTACTGAACTGTAAGACTTGTAacagatacagtggtccctcgtatATCGCGGGGGttgtgttctaaaaataacccgccaTAGGCGAAATCTATGAAGTCGTCaactttttataatttaattaatttaattattagatatgttttaaggctgtaaaacccctcaccacacactttatacacttttttcagaaaggcattaacattttctcacgtttctcttgtttaattaatagtAAGTCACGTGTATTTTGCAGTTCCTCTGACCATGCCTTTTTGTCCTGGtgccgctccgctgtagtgttgaTCAAACATTTACCGGTatataaatttggctgaacacattctgtactgtacaggagacacggcacggaggaggctgattgacaatggtctacagtcccttagccaatcaggacgcagaacacaatgcatgttcataagctgtaaaaaagcatgcaaagttgcactaaaaaaatctgcaaaacagcgaggccataaaaggtgaaccgcgttacAGAGAGGGACTGCTGTACTCTTAAAAGTGTGGATATCATTTGCAGCTATACTGGTCCATGTGCTTTGCAAAAAAGTTAATGTGATCCCTGTAGTTTGGGCTTTATATAGATTCTAGGCATGGAGGCTGTGTAAGTTGGAAgccctttctttttttcctcaagTGATTTTTTACAAAAAGAATCTCACTAAAAGATTAAATTCCAGCCCAGTTTACTCAATTTAAATGAATGTTGCAATACTTGAATAGATACTACTTATactttaattaaaattacaaaCTCCATGATGATGCCATAACATGTCTCATCTGCAGTGGTTGCCAGTCAGCAGAGCAGCAGGTAAACTCGCAGGCGgagctcctctcctccacctcttcctctttGGCCTCCTCGCTCCGAAACAACGCAGACGAGAAGCACCACACGCTGGAGGAGATGATGGCCAGCTGTGCCCACGTTCACACCTCCGTCTCTGGTAAGAATAATACAGCAATGCGTGAACTGGTCTGACTTTTCCTAATCTACAGCGAAATGTTTACAAACTGTATTTTGAACTTGCATGACCTaccatgaaataataataattttttttataacaagtaaaaataataagtaaaaagtatgacATAAAAAGTGCATCTCGTCTTTCTTTGCCAGAGTCAAACAGTGGCTAAGTGGCTAGCACTTATGCCTCCCAGCAGGAAGGTTCTGGGTTGGGTTCCTGTGTCGCCggacctttctgtgtggagtttgcatgttcttcctgtgtctggatgggtttccttcgAGCAATCCTGACGAGGTGCCTTCTGCAGCATTGAGCGCATACCTTGACCTTATTGTCCATGTTTCTTGTGCAGGTCTGGTGGAGAGAGACCTCCAGTGGACCTTCAAAACAAAGGAACATGCTGAGACTAAAGCCCAGGAACGACTCACTCTTCTGGGCAGTGTTTCCACAGAGGTCCTTGGTCTACAGCAGGTAAAGGGacaggtttttgtttgtttttttaaatcaactaTGAGGCAACTATTTTTAgtgtaaaattaaattttatccAGTCTTTTGATTGTAAAATGTTAACGTCAGTCAAACTGTACTATTACTGCAATAGGATAATCAAAAATATGACtgaggttcaagtattgcacaaaagtgaatgaaatttaaaatctgtaaaaagTCTACAACACCCATGTTTTAATATCTCCTTTCACTATATTGATCCACACTACTTGTGTTtaggtctagtcactaataggaATAATCAAGTTCAACAGTTGTGAATTTAGCTTTTGGATATCTTGATAAAACTACATAATCAAATGGGAAAACTGTCCCCTGCCCCCTTTCTGGAAGTATGACCTCACATTAGTATAACATCTAATTAAAATAATCCCTTTCCTGATTCCTCAGCATGTAATCATTCATCTTTCTTCTGCTAGAGTCTGGAGGCCTTGTGCTCAGACCTGCATGGCACCTCAGCGGAGCAGCTCTCGGCTCACACACAGCAGGTGAACAGCTCCCTCCAGGCCCTCCAGAGGCAGACGTCCCAGGACTGTGAGGCCGTGGGGCTGCAGCAGGCTGAACTTCACAAGCATGCGGAGAGCAGTGAGCAGCTGGTCAGGGCCTTCCTACAGGAAGAGCTGCAGCAGGATGTCCCCACTGGTGAGACTTTGAATTCTGCCCAAACACTGGTTTATCTTGTTACTTCATCATTTTTCTTCTTGtaataaatatccaaaatagcagtgtgctgtctgtatccaGAACCAAAAAGTACACtattggcatgctagttgttggcaGTAGCTTGACAGCAAAagttgtaaaatgtgcttatgAACTAAACCACACATATTTAGGATGCTAGGATATTTTAGGAAAGTGAAATCGGGTACAGTGTCTTTAACgtatgaataaaaaatgttctCATATATTTCTAGTGATCACAATGTTGCAGGCAGGTGCCAAGCAAGCCTTGGGGTTTGAAGATGACTGCTGATTTGAGCGAATGGGCAGAGCTTAGCGTCATTAGTTTAGCCTTTAATGGCTATTTACATCTGGCCCATCAGCCATGCACAGTAGTGTTCTGCTCCCAATGTGATCAGAGTGAGTGGAGTGAGCTGAAAGTAaagatttaaaaagtaatttttcAGACAGCTGCATAAATATAATGGTAATACAATGAATTCTGttatctgtcaaatggacaaagatTGCCACAAAATTCAACCTTTTTGAAAGCTGAATTAAAATTGCACCAATTGGACAAAATTGGTCCATTCCAGTTTTATACTTTGATGTACTTTGATCAGAATAACtggtataagaccacataatcTTGAATATACTGCTAATAATTGAGGGTTCAAAATTGCATTACTGTCTAAAAAGCGTTCCATTATACCAATGGTATCAACATCAGTATCGAGCATTTTTCTTAGAATTGCagctctttccttctctccccaaGTCTCCACACGTCTGGCCTGTGTCCCCCAGGTGCCACCCCTCAACGGCGGGATTTTGTGTACCCTCGACACCTGGTAAAGGGCCGGAGCCGCTCTGAGTTGCTGGAGAGCCTCAGGAAGGAGCAGGAGTCACTTAAGACTGctctggaggaggaagaggaggaagaagatgaggaagatGCTCAGAGCCAGGTTGACCAGGTAAAAGCACTACTTCACATCATGGTGTATACGCTGCAACAAAGATGTCCACATTagatagaaaaataaaagtgcatatgacagactAGACTGCTAATTTCAATGAAACATGGTTAAGATCATTatctttttaaattttgatgaagttgataattttacttcctggttggacactggCAGCAGCTGTGACAGAGGTAATTccgtaactgttacctagcaaccataatgtaatcAAGTTTTGTTAAGTCCAGTCTCGGTCATTGACTAAATTGCAATAGTTGTgcgtagacaaataaaaatgacaacatcTTTACTTTGTTGAATGAATGCTTTTCTTGGGTGTAAATTGTCCGTCTAATATAAATAGTAAGAATTCCAATACTAGGTCCCTAAGTCCGTggagcctgggacaacagacccctttgtccccttCTGTCAACTCTCCTGCTCACCACTacttgtataaatatttaaataaaaataaggatCACCAatacaaaattacatttaattttcAGGACTCTCTGGAGGATGAGCCCAGTACGTGTAATGAAAGCCTGGCCACTGAGCCGTCCTTCATCGATGAGAACCTTGTCTTCAATGAGAGCAAACGGGTTCCCTTCTTTAAGGTATGCACCATGAAGCCATTGTTACAGCCATTACTTTGTGCTGCGATGAGGCTGTCGTCTACTGGCATCTAAAACTTTATGTTCTTTATGCATTAAAAGGACTGGATTTCATAAACCTGACCTAACTTTCTTTATGTGACATAAAGATAAAGgtttgaacattttcacctcATAACTgttcccagatatgaggtaaataTGTCCAAATCAtgtatagcttttactgatagcaattgtaatgctgacttattcttaattacaaaaagaaTCGCCATGTCCTATTTGTCTTTTATAATGAGCCTGACATTACTCTCATTTggattgccagtttcaatggtGAAATCCAGATCAGAgggagtcattttaggtttgaaCCAACTGAATGGTCTCTATCTAAACTCCAGTatctgcagacaatcatgactcagtgctagtgcagcccctgcagctcagtgagtgaattctggaggttctgaactttCAGATGAGGCATGGTGTCATGTAaatgtcctctgtctgcaggttaaaaAGATCTGGTGACAcgggttcagttgtgattgtggttcctttaagagtgcaggctacatatgTTTCCTTTTAAACAAGTTTACACATACTGGTAGGAAACCTTAAGTTTCTCATCGTTATAATTGAAACATTTTACGTCAGTCACTTGTGGCATTTTTAAATGTCAGACAATCCTCAGACTTAGGTTACATGACTTCCTTGTTACAGTTAATTTTGAGGTTTCATTTGGCACATCCTCTTAAGCTTGAGCCATGTTTTGAAgctatgcttcatttttcccatcatttatgcatctttttttttaaccaaagtgTATGACAGTCTTAATTTTTCATATAATTGTTATGGGCACTAGAGCTGTGGGCCATTAAGGCTTTTTTTAATCTGATGAATCGGTTGATGGCATCTTAGAATCTTGGatgaccaaaatttgtattagttgactaatcattttatttagatcatGAGGATTTATCtggaaaggagaagtgagtgagttagttgaggttttggtatttttggtattaaataaagagtttaatctgcctttttacatgtaaatattgtacattgtttctaagtacttttttctgcataaatactttttgcatgaactccccctgcagctgtagtcttgtgagtgcagtgtgggtcagatacagagatttgtaatagttttgagagccaTTTCCACCCCccttttagtcgactaattgaTCGGCTAATgcctttagtcgactacaggcTTTCTGATCAAAATACAGcttgtaacatggttaaatgaaagtccattttgcataatatgtccactttaaaatgtttaatgtttagtaatagcactttttttttttaactttgtttcaGAAAAAGAAAGGCAGTCGAAAAGAGTCCAAGGTCCCAGCCCGGCCCAAAGGAGCAGAGAGCGTGTCTTCTATCACACCACAAAAGTCCAGACTACCACTGCGCTGTCAGAACTAATgcttatgtgtgtttttttttttttgtttagttttgtgtcttttaaatatttgtataaatgTTGAAATGCCGACAAGCTGGCatctattttaaaactgtaactgTTTGTCACACACAAATTAAAAGTTTTGTACTTTAAAGTTTAGTATCACTTGTGTTTGGGTGAAAATGCATGGctgaacaaaacatgaaagaTAGTTCCAGAGTTTAGTTGACTTGTTTCTAAGTATCtgtgtaaaggtgcactataactttctggtggagtatctgccatcatcatcatcatcatgactTCATGGAAAGATTATCGTTTTgaccagaatgttccacagtatttatCACCATGGATAAACACACCGTAAGAGTCCCCtgttgcaaaattgactcttgagagcCTTAAGCCATGTTCCAATgctgttacatcctcaaaaacacagctggagtagttttgtttcattcacacatgtatagtaataaaaggattactcaaaaatgtcatTACATCCAAGGCTCAAAGTCCTCTGTttaaccttgtgatgtcatgaaggggtagttttcaagttaactgctactttttaactttttgttttgtaaagattGGAAGGTgtacagagtaaaaaaaaaaattaaataaagcaaGGCAGTAATACAGCATTTTGTATATTACTGCataacatcacaaagtggagcagagtattttctgtttgagagaagggtttgtgtgttaaacatgtgtgaagcaaacaaaacaaaaatcccaAGTATCTTTGTGATGGGGAAATAACATGAATCAGATATTACTGAATTAAGAGTTTATAACATCgtaaccagaaatgttacataatgcgcATTTAATTAACACCGTTCAACTCAATGCTATTGTAGTAAATCTAGAGTTTAATGGCGCAGAATAGTTTTGCCTTGAGTCAGTTGCATCATTTCGACACCAGAGGGCGTATAAGAGCTTTACGCGTGCGCAGTAGTGCTGAGTGACTTTCGGTTTCgtttagttaaaaaaataaaagataaacatGGACGGCGCCATCTTGAAAGCGGAGCAAAAGCAAAACTGATgaaattttgtaaaaaaaaacggGCTCAGAAAATTAATTGATCAGAGTGTTTAAATGGACCTTTAATGGTGTGTGCGCTcctaataatgcaaaaatattgTCGTTGtcaggagttttttttttttttttatcagaattttaaaaatacatatttttcacCCTGAAAACACAGCCTTGGTCTATATTTTATGCAGAATCAGACTGTTTATGTGTCACTACGCCATACGGAGACAACTATTGATAATTATTGTGTTTACGTCACGCCTACTACTTTAAAATCACGCCTACTACTTTAAAATAACAGatgtaaaaataactcaaaatgttTAGTCATTTGTAGCAGTGaaggagaggctgagggaggggtcaggggaCTCACTTTGAGGAACATCCTGGCTTAGTTATAGTAAAGATCAAGTGAAGGGAACTTATTATTTTAAAGCACATGGGTGTTTATTAGATAGATTTTCtaccatttatttcatttttagtattgtttttGAGAGCACTGTTTTTGATCGTACTGCTTTCTCATACTCCGGAACACCAGGTGGCGGTAATGCTCCCTTTCGccgtaaaaaagaaaaaaaaaagaagagccGCTGCTGGACGGAAGGGCGGTGATAGACGACTCACGGCTCACGTCTAGCTGAACGATGAAGCGCTGCTTCTAGCCTTTTTATTTAGCGGTTGTGGACTTTTTTCCGGGGAAATGGACCGTGCTTTGATCACTGGACTCATTGTCAGTTGTTTTGGACTCCACTTTGCTTTGGCCCAAGGTGGAAAGGAGTACTTCAAAGTTGGCAACGATATCGAGCTGCGGCCTCCCGGTACAGACAAAATAACGCAGGTCCTCTG encodes the following:
- the kif11 gene encoding kinesin-like protein KIF11, which codes for MASNNGTGVKRDEKGRNIQVVVRCRPFNTVERKCSHSVIDCDQSRREVVVRTGGPNDKASRKTYTFDMVFPPAAKQIDVYRSVVCPILDEVIMGYNCTVFAYGQTGTGKTFTMEGERSPDGQFTWEEDPLAGIIPRTLHQIFEKLSENGTEFSVKVSLLEIYNEELFDLLSPGDDVNERLQLFDDPRNKRGVVVKGLEEITVHNKDEVYQILERGAAKRKTASTLMNAYSSRSHSVFSVTIHMKEITLDGEELVKIGKLNLVDLAGSENIGRSGAVDKRAREAGNINQSLLTLGRVITALVEKRPHIPYRESKLTRILQDSLGGRTKTSIIATVSPSSSNMEETLSTLEYASRAKNIMNKPEVNQKLTKRTLIKEYTEEIERLKRDLAATRDKNGVYLSAENYESMVGQINSHEEQITEYTDKIAAMEDEIKKITELFVDSKSRLEQCTVDLEEKQQRLKETSRDLEQTKEKLSQEEFVCSELTVAHESLYNTAGELLNTVDVSTSDVSGLHDKLDRKKKVEQHNQQIQQSFAQRMEGAFSQIQQSIQLQGSKHQDMLSSYSQTIDGVVQMNEAALHSSLSTVEKFVSGVSSVVSEGVSRCRDRVKENQSLSTRDRDGLLQLLEEHQQDMEEALVTRTLLSLCAVKELGGALRSTVEAQRELADKVEAMKEMGVFFSALVGDLSKLRESTIQGLSSLQADHHKLEQQITQAQARHQTSMRQTIQCLQDQLNLLSLETEQDLSQLCSASRDLHRPLQSLQDNISSGCQSAEQQVNSQAELLSSTSSSLASSLRNNADEKHHTLEEMMASCAHVHTSVSGLVERDLQWTFKTKEHAETKAQERLTLLGSVSTEVLGLQQSLEALCSDLHGTSAEQLSAHTQQVNSSLQALQRQTSQDCEAVGLQQAELHKHAESSEQLVRAFLQEELQQDVPTGATPQRRDFVYPRHLVKGRSRSELLESLRKEQESLKTALEEEEEEEDEEDAQSQVDQDSLEDEPSTCNESLATEPSFIDENLVFNESKRVPFFKKKKGSRKESKVPARPKGAESVSSITPQKSRLPLRCQN